In Actinoplanes sp. NBC_00393, a single genomic region encodes these proteins:
- a CDS encoding arginine repressor: MSAPVTRAGRHARIVELIRSRTVRSQTELADLLAHEGVQVTQATLSRDLEELNAVKVSGAYLIPEDGKRPLRETQQGPARLIRLLKELLTGVDSSGNIAVLRTPPGAAQFLASALDRSGLSDVVGTIAGDDTIFVVARDGGPTSGAELAEKLGKWSRADSEENHS, translated from the coding sequence GTGAGTGCTCCGGTGACCCGCGCGGGGCGGCATGCTCGGATCGTGGAGCTGATCCGCAGCCGTACGGTGCGCTCGCAGACCGAACTGGCCGACCTGCTCGCCCACGAGGGTGTGCAGGTCACCCAGGCCACCTTGTCGCGGGACCTGGAGGAGCTGAACGCGGTCAAGGTGAGCGGGGCGTACCTGATCCCGGAGGACGGCAAGCGCCCGCTGCGGGAGACCCAGCAGGGACCGGCGCGGCTGATCCGGCTGCTGAAGGAGCTGCTCACCGGGGTGGATTCGAGCGGCAACATCGCGGTGCTGCGTACCCCGCCGGGGGCCGCGCAGTTCCTGGCCAGCGCGCTGGACCGGTCCGGTCTGTCGGACGTGGTCGGCACCATCGCCGGCGACGACACCATCTTCGTCGTGGCCCGTGACGGCGGGCCCACCTCCGGGGCCGAGCTCGCTGAGAAACTCGGTAAGTGGAGCCGGGCGGATTCCGAGGAGAACCACTCATGA
- the argF gene encoding ornithine carbamoyltransferase: MTLRHFLHDDDLSPQEQSDVLDLAAEMKANRFGYTPLAGPRSVAVFFDKASLRTRLSFEAGIAELGGQPIIVDTQNTHFGRGESLADAGRVVSRYVAAMVYRTHGDERLAELASGVDVPVINALSDGYHPCQLLADLLTVRERFGGTAGRTLAYVGDAANNMAHSYLIAGATAGMHVRVAGPSGFDPAPAVVARAAEIAAWTGGSVEVVRDPREAVDGAHVVATDTWTSMGQEDDGKDRLTPFWPYQVNKELLAAAAPDAIVLHCLPAHRNEEITDEVIDGPQSAVFDQAENRLHAQKALLSWLLAKNAQ, from the coding sequence GTGACCCTGCGCCACTTCCTCCACGACGACGACCTGAGCCCCCAGGAGCAGTCGGACGTGCTCGACCTGGCCGCCGAGATGAAGGCCAACCGGTTCGGCTACACGCCGCTGGCCGGCCCGCGTTCGGTCGCGGTCTTCTTCGACAAGGCCAGCCTGCGGACCCGGCTGTCGTTCGAGGCCGGCATCGCCGAGCTCGGCGGGCAGCCGATCATCGTGGACACCCAGAACACCCACTTCGGGCGCGGTGAGAGCCTGGCCGACGCCGGCCGGGTGGTCTCCCGGTACGTGGCCGCGATGGTCTACCGCACCCACGGTGACGAACGGCTGGCCGAGCTGGCGTCCGGCGTGGACGTGCCGGTGATCAACGCGCTCAGCGACGGCTATCACCCCTGTCAGCTGCTGGCCGACCTGCTGACCGTCCGCGAGCGGTTCGGGGGAACGGCCGGGCGGACCCTGGCGTACGTGGGGGACGCCGCCAACAACATGGCCCACTCGTACCTGATCGCCGGTGCGACCGCCGGCATGCACGTCCGCGTCGCCGGCCCGTCCGGTTTCGACCCGGCGCCGGCGGTGGTCGCCCGGGCCGCGGAGATCGCGGCGTGGACCGGCGGCTCGGTCGAGGTGGTGCGCGACCCGAGGGAGGCCGTCGACGGCGCGCACGTCGTGGCCACCGACACCTGGACCTCGATGGGCCAGGAGGACGACGGCAAGGACCGGCTCACCCCGTTCTGGCCGTACCAGGTGAACAAGGAGCTGCTCGCCGCCGCCGCGCCGGACGCGATCGTGCTGCACTGCCTGCCCGCGCACCGCAACGAGGAGATCACCGACGAGGTGATCGACGGGCCGCAGAGCGCCGTCTTCGACCAGGCGGAGAACCGCCTGCACGCGCAGAAGGCCCTGCTCTCCTGGCTCCTGGCGAAGAACGCACAGTGA
- the argC gene encoding N-acetyl-gamma-glutamyl-phosphate reductase, with product MGIRVAVAGASGYAGGELLRLLAGHPEFDLVAATAHSQAGSHVSAVHPQLTGLDLVLGATDAETLRGADLVFLALPHGQSAAVAGQLDAGVKVVDLGADFRLESAEQWTRYYGGGHAGTWTYGLPELPGAREAIAASDRVANTGCYAATITLALAPLIAAGVADPEDVVVVASSGTSGAGRNAKVHLLASEIMGDLSPYKVGAHQHVAEIKQATGASSLSMTPILAPMPRGILATVTARRLNGGDPREALQAAYADDPFVHVLPEGSWPHTAATAGSNSCHLQATVDIDSGRIIVVSALDNLGKGAAGQAVQNANIMFGLPETTGLSVFGVAP from the coding sequence ATGGGAATCCGGGTCGCGGTAGCAGGGGCAAGTGGGTATGCGGGCGGCGAACTGCTCCGCCTGCTCGCCGGGCATCCCGAGTTCGACCTCGTCGCGGCGACGGCGCACAGTCAGGCCGGTTCGCACGTCAGTGCCGTACATCCGCAGTTGACCGGTCTTGATCTGGTGCTCGGCGCCACCGATGCGGAGACCTTGCGCGGCGCTGACCTGGTCTTTCTTGCGCTGCCGCACGGGCAGTCGGCGGCCGTGGCCGGCCAGCTGGACGCCGGTGTGAAGGTCGTCGATCTGGGTGCCGACTTCCGGCTGGAGAGTGCTGAGCAGTGGACCCGCTACTACGGTGGCGGCCACGCCGGCACCTGGACCTACGGCCTGCCTGAGCTGCCCGGCGCCCGCGAGGCCATCGCCGCTTCCGACCGGGTGGCGAACACCGGCTGCTATGCGGCCACGATCACGCTGGCTCTCGCGCCGCTGATCGCGGCCGGCGTCGCCGACCCGGAGGACGTCGTGGTGGTCGCCTCGTCCGGCACGTCCGGGGCCGGGCGCAACGCCAAGGTGCACCTGCTGGCCAGCGAGATCATGGGTGACCTGTCGCCCTACAAGGTCGGCGCCCACCAGCACGTCGCCGAGATCAAGCAGGCCACCGGCGCGAGCTCGCTGTCGATGACGCCGATCCTGGCGCCGATGCCGCGCGGCATCCTGGCCACCGTGACCGCCCGCCGGCTCAACGGCGGCGACCCGCGCGAGGCGCTGCAGGCGGCGTACGCGGATGACCCGTTCGTGCACGTGCTGCCGGAGGGCAGCTGGCCGCACACCGCCGCGACCGCCGGGTCCAACTCGTGCCACCTGCAGGCCACCGTCGACATCGACTCGGGCCGGATCATCGTGGTGAGCGCGCTGGACAACCTCGGCAAGGGTGCGGCCGGTCAGGCCGTGCAGAACGCCAACATCATGTTCGGTCTGCCCGAGACCACGGGCCTGTCGGTGTTCGGGGTCGCGCCGTGA
- the egtC gene encoding ergothioneine biosynthesis protein EgtC — protein MCRHLGYLGSPVPLKNLILDPSHALVKQAWAPRDMRGGGTINADGFGVGWYPAGAETPVRYRSAMPIWTDASLPALAASTSAGAVLAAVRSATVGLPVVETAAAPFSDGRWLFSHNGVVRGWPSALAGLAAEIPVEDLLTLDAPTDSAALWALVRAKLRSGEPAAKAVATVVSEVAAAAPGSRLNLLLTDGTQLIATTVGHALSVRARPGSVLIASEPLDAHPAWRPVPDGHLVVATTSSLLIEEIS, from the coding sequence ATGTGCCGCCACCTCGGTTACCTCGGGTCACCCGTACCCCTCAAGAATTTGATCTTGGATCCGTCGCATGCGCTGGTGAAGCAGGCCTGGGCGCCGCGCGACATGCGCGGCGGCGGCACCATCAACGCCGACGGCTTCGGCGTCGGCTGGTATCCGGCCGGCGCCGAGACGCCGGTGCGGTACCGCAGCGCCATGCCGATCTGGACCGACGCCTCGCTGCCCGCGCTCGCGGCCTCCACCTCGGCGGGCGCGGTGCTCGCGGCGGTGCGTTCGGCGACGGTCGGCCTGCCGGTGGTGGAGACCGCGGCGGCGCCGTTCAGCGACGGACGGTGGCTTTTCAGCCACAACGGCGTGGTGCGCGGCTGGCCTTCGGCCCTCGCCGGCCTGGCGGCCGAGATCCCGGTGGAAGATCTGCTCACCCTGGATGCGCCCACCGATTCCGCGGCCTTATGGGCATTGGTACGCGCAAAGCTGCGCTCCGGCGAACCGGCCGCCAAAGCCGTCGCCACCGTGGTCAGTGAGGTGGCTGCCGCCGCCCCCGGCTCCCGGCTGAACCTGCTGCTCACCGACGGCACCCAGCTGATCGCCACCACGGTCGGGCACGCGCTGTCGGTCCGTGCCCGCCCCGGCTCCGTGCTGATCGCCTCCGAACCGCTCGACGCGCATCCCGCCTGGCGCCCGGTTCCGGACGGCCACCTGGTCGTCGCCACCACTTCTTCGCTTCTCATCGAGGAGATTTCGTGA
- a CDS encoding acetylornithine transaminase: MSLVERWQQSMMNNYGTPSIGLVKGDGAVLTAEDGKEYVDFLGGIAVNALGHAHPAVVAAVTQQIQQLGHVSNLYISEPPVALADLLLALAGRSGRVLFCNSGAEANEAAFKISRLTGRTHVVATDGAFHGRTMGALALTGQPSKADPFRPLPGDVTHVPFGDVEALEAAVTTETAMVILEPIQGENGVVVPPPGYLTAARSICDRFKTLLVLDEVQTGIGRTGHWFHHQGEGVEPDIVTLAKGLGGGLPLGACIAFGPAADLLTPGSHGTTFGGNPVSCAAGLAVIRTIANEGLLDHVKRVGEQLRRGIEGLNHPLVSHVRGAGLLLGVVLTQPVSKEIAAQLLDAGFLVNAPQPDIIRLAPPLIISSDQADALIAALDGIR; this comes from the coding sequence ATGAGCCTGGTCGAACGCTGGCAGCAGTCCATGATGAACAACTACGGCACCCCGTCGATCGGCCTGGTCAAGGGCGACGGCGCGGTGCTGACTGCCGAGGACGGCAAGGAGTACGTCGACTTCCTCGGCGGCATCGCGGTGAACGCGCTGGGTCACGCCCACCCGGCCGTGGTCGCCGCGGTCACCCAGCAGATCCAGCAGCTGGGGCACGTCTCCAACCTCTACATCTCCGAGCCGCCGGTGGCGCTGGCCGATCTGCTGCTGGCCCTGGCCGGCCGGTCCGGGCGGGTGCTGTTCTGCAACTCCGGTGCGGAGGCGAACGAGGCCGCCTTCAAGATCTCGCGGCTCACCGGGCGCACCCATGTCGTCGCGACCGATGGCGCCTTCCACGGCCGCACCATGGGTGCTCTCGCGCTCACCGGCCAGCCGTCGAAAGCGGATCCGTTCCGGCCGCTGCCGGGCGACGTCACCCACGTTCCGTTCGGCGACGTCGAAGCTCTCGAAGCCGCGGTGACGACCGAGACCGCGATGGTGATCCTGGAGCCCATCCAGGGTGAGAACGGCGTGGTCGTTCCGCCACCCGGATATCTGACGGCAGCTCGCTCCATCTGCGACCGCTTCAAAACGTTGCTCGTCCTCGACGAGGTGCAGACCGGCATCGGGCGTACCGGTCACTGGTTCCACCACCAGGGCGAGGGCGTCGAGCCCGACATCGTCACCCTGGCCAAGGGCCTCGGCGGCGGCCTGCCGCTGGGCGCCTGCATCGCCTTCGGCCCGGCCGCCGACCTGCTGACCCCGGGCTCGCACGGCACCACGTTCGGCGGCAACCCGGTCTCCTGCGCGGCCGGGCTCGCGGTGATCCGCACGATCGCGAACGAGGGCCTGCTCGATCACGTGAAGCGGGTCGGTGAGCAGCTGCGCCGCGGGATCGAGGGCCTGAACCACCCGCTGGTCAGCCACGTCCGTGGCGCCGGCCTGCTGCTCGGCGTCGTGCTCACCCAGCCGGTCTCCAAGGAGATCGCGGCGCAGTTGCTCGACGCCGGATTCCTGGTCAACGCCCCCCAGCCGGACATCATCCGGCTCGCACCGCCCCTGATCATCTCCTCCGATCAGGCCGACGCCCTGATCGCTGCCCTGGACGGTATCCGGTGA
- the argJ gene encoding bifunctional glutamate N-acetyltransferase/amino-acid acetyltransferase ArgJ: MTVTHPKGFRASGVAAGLKASGNPDVALVVNDGPDYTAAGVFTGNRVKAAPVLWSEQVLKGGVIRAVVLNSGGANACTGTQGFRDTHTTAEHTAAVLRGTTKAGALPMMIGAGDVAVCSTGLIGELLPMDKLLPGVKAAAKALAADGGPQAAEAIMTTDTVSKNAVAQREGWSVGGIAKGAGMLAPALATMLVVITTDASADNETLDAALRAATRVTFDRIDADGCMSTNDTVLLLASGASDKQPTLEELTAAVTEVCHDLAQQLIADAEGATKHIAIEVAGAASEADAVQVGRTIAGNNLVKTAFFGNDPNWGRILAAVGTTSAAFEPDRIDVAINGVWICKNGAAAEDRSKVDLTGRDVKVTVNLHEGEMSATIWTTDLSHGYVHENSAYSS, encoded by the coding sequence GTGACCGTCACCCATCCGAAGGGCTTCCGGGCCTCGGGCGTCGCTGCCGGGCTCAAGGCCAGCGGCAACCCGGACGTGGCCCTGGTCGTCAACGACGGCCCGGACTACACCGCGGCCGGTGTCTTCACCGGCAACCGGGTCAAGGCCGCGCCGGTCCTCTGGAGCGAGCAGGTGCTCAAGGGCGGTGTGATCCGCGCCGTCGTGCTGAATTCGGGCGGCGCCAACGCCTGCACCGGCACGCAGGGCTTCCGGGACACGCACACCACCGCCGAGCACACCGCCGCGGTCCTGCGCGGCACGACGAAAGCGGGCGCCCTGCCGATGATGATCGGCGCCGGCGACGTGGCGGTCTGCTCGACCGGCCTGATCGGCGAGCTGCTGCCGATGGACAAGCTGCTGCCCGGGGTGAAGGCGGCCGCGAAAGCGCTGGCTGCCGACGGCGGCCCGCAGGCGGCCGAGGCGATCATGACCACCGACACCGTGTCGAAGAACGCGGTGGCCCAGCGCGAGGGCTGGTCGGTCGGCGGGATCGCCAAGGGCGCGGGGATGCTGGCCCCGGCGCTGGCCACCATGCTCGTGGTGATCACCACGGACGCCTCGGCGGACAACGAGACGCTGGACGCGGCACTGCGCGCGGCCACCCGGGTCACCTTCGACCGGATCGACGCGGACGGCTGCATGTCGACCAACGACACCGTGCTGCTGCTGGCCAGCGGCGCCTCGGACAAGCAGCCGACCCTCGAGGAGCTGACCGCCGCGGTCACCGAGGTCTGCCACGACCTGGCCCAGCAGTTGATCGCCGACGCCGAGGGCGCCACCAAGCACATCGCCATCGAGGTGGCCGGCGCGGCCAGCGAGGCGGATGCGGTGCAGGTGGGCCGGACGATCGCGGGCAACAACCTGGTGAAGACGGCGTTCTTCGGCAACGACCCGAACTGGGGGCGGATCCTGGCCGCGGTCGGCACCACCAGCGCGGCCTTCGAGCCGGACCGGATCGACGTGGCCATCAACGGCGTGTGGATCTGCAAGAACGGCGCGGCCGCCGAGGACCGCAGCAAGGTCGACCTCACCGGCCGGGATGTGAAGGTGACGGTGAACCTGCACGAGGGCGAGATGAGCGCGACGATCTGGACGACCGATCTCTCTCATGGGTACGTCCACGAGAACTCGGCGTACTCGTCGTGA
- the dapE gene encoding succinyl-diaminopimelate desuccinylase: MASLDLTGDIVDLTRTICDIPSVSGDEKALADAVETALRAYPHLEVLRDADAVVARTNLGRDTRVVLAGHLDTVPIANNLPTVLDGEILHGRGTVDMKAGVAVFLQLAALLDNPRHDVTYVFYDHEEVAARLNGLGRLVRNHPEWLAGDFAVLGEPSDGTVEGGCQGTMRVKITVPGVAAHAARSWRGSNAIHSAGAVLDVLRAYEPRRPVVDGLQYREGLNAVKIEGGIAGNVIPDLCTVFVNYRFAPDRDPDAAEAHLREVFAGFELEVTDRAPGARPGLDRPAAKQFVDLVGREPQAKLGWTDVSRFAGLGIPAVNYGPGDPLLAHTDGEHVPVPEIRQALHVLTTWLS, translated from the coding sequence ATGGCCAGCCTCGATCTCACCGGCGACATCGTCGATCTCACCCGGACCATCTGCGACATCCCCAGCGTCAGCGGCGACGAGAAAGCTCTCGCCGACGCTGTCGAGACCGCCCTGCGCGCCTACCCCCACCTGGAGGTTCTCCGCGACGCCGACGCCGTGGTCGCGCGGACGAATCTCGGCCGGGACACCCGGGTCGTGCTCGCCGGCCACCTGGACACCGTGCCGATCGCGAACAATCTGCCCACCGTCCTCGACGGCGAGATCCTGCACGGCCGCGGCACCGTCGACATGAAGGCCGGCGTCGCCGTCTTCCTGCAGCTCGCCGCCCTGCTCGACAACCCGCGCCACGACGTCACCTACGTGTTCTACGACCACGAGGAGGTCGCGGCTCGCCTCAACGGGCTGGGCCGCCTGGTGCGCAACCACCCCGAGTGGCTGGCCGGCGACTTCGCGGTCCTCGGCGAGCCGTCCGACGGCACGGTCGAGGGCGGCTGCCAGGGCACCATGCGCGTGAAGATCACCGTGCCGGGCGTGGCCGCGCACGCCGCCCGGTCGTGGCGCGGCAGCAACGCGATCCACAGTGCCGGCGCCGTGCTCGACGTGCTGCGCGCCTACGAGCCGCGCCGCCCGGTCGTCGACGGCCTGCAGTACCGCGAGGGGCTGAACGCGGTGAAGATCGAGGGCGGTATCGCCGGCAACGTGATCCCCGACCTGTGCACGGTCTTCGTGAACTACCGCTTCGCCCCGGACCGGGATCCCGACGCCGCCGAGGCGCACCTGCGCGAGGTCTTCGCCGGCTTCGAGCTCGAGGTGACCGACCGCGCTCCGGGCGCCCGTCCCGGTCTGGACCGGCCGGCCGCCAAGCAGTTCGTCGACCTGGTCGGCCGCGAGCCGCAGGCCAAGCTGGGCTGGACGGACGTCTCCCGCTTCGCCGGGCTGGGCATCCCGGCGGTGAACTACGGGCCCGGCGATCCGCTGCTGGCCCACACCGACGGCGAGCACGTGCCGGTCCCGGAGATCCGCCAGGCCCTGCACGTGCTCACCACCTGGTTGAGCTGA
- the argB gene encoding acetylglutamate kinase yields the protein MKAQKKAEILIEALPWLERFHGSTIVIKYGGNAMIDPALQEAFAADMVFLRLVGIKPVVVHGGGPQISRMLGKLGIESEFRGGLRVTTPEAMDVVRMVLVGQVGRELVGLINQHGPYAVGLSGEDAGLFTAIRRQAVIDGEPVDIGQVGDVDQVNTSAVDDLIAAGRIPVIATVAPDADGVLHNVNADTAASALAVALGARKLVVLTDVPGLYTNWPDRDSLTSEIDADALEKLLPRLESGMAPKMEACLRAVRGGVPGAHVVDGRVAHSTLLEVFTEEGFGTMVVPS from the coding sequence ATGAAAGCGCAGAAGAAGGCCGAGATCCTGATCGAGGCGCTGCCCTGGCTGGAGCGTTTCCACGGCAGCACGATCGTGATCAAGTACGGCGGCAACGCCATGATCGACCCGGCGCTGCAGGAGGCGTTCGCGGCCGACATGGTCTTCCTGCGCCTGGTCGGCATCAAGCCGGTCGTGGTGCACGGCGGCGGCCCGCAGATCAGCCGGATGCTGGGCAAGCTCGGCATCGAGAGCGAGTTCCGCGGCGGCCTGCGGGTCACCACCCCGGAGGCCATGGACGTGGTCCGCATGGTGCTGGTCGGCCAGGTCGGCCGCGAGCTGGTCGGTTTGATCAACCAGCACGGTCCGTACGCGGTGGGCCTCTCCGGTGAGGACGCGGGCCTGTTCACCGCGATCCGCCGGCAGGCGGTGATCGACGGTGAGCCGGTCGACATCGGTCAGGTCGGCGACGTCGACCAGGTGAACACCTCGGCGGTGGACGACCTGATCGCCGCCGGCCGGATCCCGGTGATCGCCACCGTGGCGCCGGACGCCGACGGGGTGCTGCACAACGTCAACGCCGACACCGCGGCCTCGGCGCTCGCCGTCGCGCTCGGCGCCCGCAAGCTGGTCGTCCTCACCGACGTGCCCGGCCTCTACACGAACTGGCCGGACCGCGACTCGCTGACCAGCGAGATCGACGCCGACGCCCTGGAGAAGCTGCTCCCGCGGCTGGAGTCCGGGATGGCGCCGAAGATGGAGGCCTGCCTGCGCGCGGTCCGCGGCGGGGTGCCCGGCGCGCACGTCGTCGACGGCCGGGTCGCCCACTCGACTCTGCTCGAAGTCTTCACGGAAGAAGGATTCGGAACCATGGTGGTCCCCTCATGA
- the argG gene encoding argininosuccinate synthase has translation MTTKRKIVLAFSGGLDTSYALVAFREAGWEVVTANIDTGGLHSGEGEAVKARAEELGAVEHHIVDARSELYDRVITYAIKANYLRNGAYPSCVGAERLIQAEKVVEVALKVGADAVAHGSTGAGADHVRYDAVIRALAPQLEIVTPIRDERLTREEETDFLRGRGYEVSEKVKKYSINEGLIGTSIGGEETYGSWEYLPEDAWTYTKSIDAAPSEGVELQLTFEKGQVVAATTADGKPLTGDTENFAILQALNVLGGEHGIGRGIHMGSTMVGNLARVGFEAPGMLILIAAHRELEKLVLSNRQQATKATLGNTYGDMLHEAMYFDPIMDDFRAFLDSSQTRVTGTVRVRLHKGSIVLLGSKSPHSLLDAATRSGVVYGHGSSLWTGEQARAFAHMYSVPGAIARAAAEPAE, from the coding sequence ATGACCACCAAGCGCAAGATCGTTCTCGCCTTCTCGGGCGGCCTGGACACCTCGTACGCCCTCGTCGCCTTCCGGGAGGCGGGCTGGGAGGTGGTGACGGCCAACATCGACACCGGCGGCCTGCACAGCGGCGAGGGTGAGGCCGTCAAGGCCCGGGCCGAGGAGCTGGGCGCGGTCGAGCACCACATCGTGGACGCCCGGTCGGAGCTTTATGACCGCGTCATCACGTACGCGATCAAGGCCAACTACCTGCGTAACGGCGCCTACCCGTCGTGCGTCGGCGCGGAGCGGCTGATCCAGGCAGAGAAGGTCGTCGAGGTGGCCCTGAAGGTCGGCGCGGACGCGGTGGCGCACGGCTCGACCGGCGCCGGCGCCGACCACGTCCGCTACGACGCGGTGATCCGCGCCCTGGCGCCGCAGCTGGAGATCGTCACCCCGATCCGCGACGAGCGGCTCACCCGCGAGGAGGAGACCGACTTCCTGCGTGGCCGTGGCTACGAGGTGAGCGAGAAGGTCAAGAAGTACTCGATCAACGAGGGCCTGATCGGCACCTCGATCGGCGGCGAGGAGACGTACGGCTCCTGGGAGTACCTGCCCGAGGACGCCTGGACGTACACGAAGTCGATCGACGCCGCCCCGTCCGAGGGCGTCGAGCTGCAGCTCACCTTCGAGAAGGGCCAGGTCGTCGCGGCGACCACGGCGGACGGCAAGCCGCTGACCGGGGATACCGAGAACTTCGCGATCCTGCAGGCGCTCAACGTGCTCGGCGGCGAGCACGGCATCGGCCGCGGCATCCACATGGGCTCGACCATGGTCGGCAACCTGGCCCGGGTCGGTTTCGAGGCGCCCGGCATGCTGATCCTGATCGCCGCGCACCGCGAGCTGGAGAAGCTGGTTCTCTCCAACCGGCAGCAGGCCACCAAGGCGACGCTCGGCAACACGTACGGCGACATGCTGCACGAGGCGATGTACTTCGACCCGATCATGGACGATTTCCGGGCCTTCCTGGACTCCAGCCAGACCAGGGTCACCGGCACTGTACGGGTGCGGCTGCACAAGGGCAGCATCGTGCTGCTCGGCAGTAAGAGCCCGCACAGCCTGCTCGACGCCGCCACCCGCTCCGGCGTGGTCTACGGCCACGGCTCGTCGCTGTGGACCGGAGAGCAGGCCCGCGCGTTCGCCCACATGTATTCGGTACCGGGTGCGATCGCGCGGGCCGCGGCGGAGCCGGCCGAATAG
- the egtD gene encoding L-histidine N(alpha)-methyltransferase, translating into MIKLIDDRDLARSLRSDVRTGLTSAPKQLPPKWFYDSRGSELFEEITRLPEYYPTRTERAILTLRAPEIARITEAKTLVELGSGSSEKTRLLLDAMLTHGTLGSFVPLDVSEAALESAVDALNLAYPGLSVSGVIGDFVRHLGHLPDGDNRVVAFLGGTIGNLEPAERASFLTGLRAVLHEGEWLLLGADLVKDPAVLVPAYDDAAGVTADFNRNVLRVINRELAADFDPAAFEHVALWDSDREWIEMRLRSRAGQRVHIRELDLIVDFEEGEELRTEVSAKFRRDGLATELARAGFELRHWWTDPHNWFGVALARVAG; encoded by the coding sequence GTGATCAAGCTCATCGACGACCGGGATCTGGCCCGGTCGCTCCGCTCCGACGTGCGCACCGGCCTGACCAGCGCACCGAAGCAACTGCCGCCGAAGTGGTTCTACGACTCGCGGGGCAGTGAACTCTTCGAGGAGATCACCCGCCTGCCGGAGTACTACCCGACCCGTACCGAACGGGCGATCCTGACCCTGCGGGCGCCCGAGATCGCCCGGATCACCGAGGCGAAGACGCTGGTCGAGCTGGGTTCCGGCTCCTCGGAGAAGACCCGGCTGCTGCTCGACGCGATGCTCACGCACGGCACGCTCGGCTCGTTCGTGCCGCTCGACGTCTCCGAGGCGGCCCTGGAGTCGGCGGTCGACGCGCTGAACCTCGCCTATCCGGGATTGAGCGTCAGCGGGGTGATCGGTGACTTCGTCCGGCACCTGGGCCACCTGCCCGACGGTGACAACCGGGTGGTGGCGTTCCTCGGCGGCACCATCGGCAACCTGGAACCGGCCGAGCGGGCGAGCTTCCTGACCGGGCTCCGCGCGGTGCTGCACGAGGGGGAGTGGCTGCTGCTCGGCGCCGACCTGGTCAAGGACCCGGCGGTGCTGGTCCCGGCGTACGACGACGCGGCCGGGGTGACCGCCGACTTCAACCGCAACGTGCTCCGGGTGATCAACCGCGAGCTGGCCGCCGACTTCGACCCGGCGGCGTTCGAACACGTCGCCCTCTGGGACTCGGACCGCGAGTGGATCGAAATGCGGCTGCGCTCGAGGGCCGGCCAGCGGGTGCACATCCGGGAACTCGATCTCATCGTGGACTTCGAGGAGGGCGAGGAGCTGCGGACCGAGGTCTCGGCGAAGTTCCGCCGCGACGGCCTGGCCACCGAGCTGGCCAGGGCCGGCTTCGAGCTGCGCCACTGGTGGACCGACCCGCACAACTGGTTCGGCGTCGCCCTCGCCCGAGTCGCCGGTTAG